The nucleotide sequence agatATATGGTCACGAATATCTCATTAACAGATACATTCGGCTGCTGTTATTTTATTAATCGTGACTTGTTTCAATAATCATTGtgtatcattttaaattttacctATGTTCATTGTGTATCTAACAAGTTGTGTTGGGCAatgttgtgtttgattttaattacAAGTCAGTTTAATTCAATAACTGTGGTCTGTAGGCTTGTGTACCCAATTTGTGTATCATTGGGTATCATTTTAAACTTTAGATATGGTCTGTATGATTGTGTACCCACGTTGTTTGAGGTAATGCTGTGTTCATTTTAATCACACTCTGTATATTGTGACAGAAAAGAGAAGCTCCACCTGGTGAGAAGCCAGAACCTGTGAGGACTCACCTCCGTAACATGATCATTGTACCTGAGATGATCGGTAGCATCATTGGTGTCTACAATGGAAAGACCTTCAACCAAGTTGAAATTAAGCCTGAAATGATTGGTCACTATTTGGCTGAATTCTCAATCTCTTACAAGCCTGTTAAGCATGGTAGGCCTGGTATTGGTGCCACTCACTCCTCCAGGTTTATTCCTCTCAAGTGAAGATCGTCATCGATGCCCCTCTATCTTTTAATGCAAACTTTTGCTTGTTTTACTGGAACTATTTAAATGCTCCATTtctatttgatattgttatgaCAATAGGATATCAGTGAACTAAAGTTTTGGGTTTAAATTGTCTATTTATGAGCTTTTTGGAGTTTTTGTTTCCTCTCGATTTAATATGGTTTATAGATCATTGGATATTGTTAGTGTTCACCATGAAggctgaaattttttatagtgGGTGACATGACTTAAATCTTACCAATCGTACCATGATTGAATTTGGTAGACAAGTTGGATCCTGATGCTATGGCCACTGGATAGCAGTGAAGTAATATGGTTAGTATAATTGTCTAGTTCTTTTGGCCACGGCGCACAAGTTTGCTTTCCAAACATCTGTTGTAGAAATAATGAACTAGAGGATCCAACTATGTTTAGTCCAAATGAAAGATATgctgtgaaatcaattgtatcttTAAACTTTTTTCTACCTCAtcaaaaaattagaatcattAAAATTTTTAACTGGTGTAAATCCATTGCTGACCAACCTTAAGGCTACTATTAATTTTATCGTTCATCTCTTcagcaaaattcattttttcatcTAGCAAACTGTTATCTTGCTCTCAAACTTTTATCTCCTCCCTCCCTCCCCTTCAAATCTGCAAACAAGTCTAATATTTCAGTGCACTGGCCGAGCAAAGGACAAGCGTAAAGttataaatgagttgtttttttttttttgtctacgTATTGTGGAGATACTTGAGAGCTAAGCTTCATTGCGAACGAGCTCAACAAAAGTCACCCAATGTGATTGTAGTAGTTGTTTTTGGtgaattttaattgttatacaATAAGAACGAATTTAAAATATTCTTAAGAAAGCACCATTACTCCCAAAATAGAAGAGCACAAATTTTCATGTATTTGCCCTTCGATTTTCAAAGAAATTGTTTTTGCAACCCATCTTGCAAAAGAAAACACCATATTATTGTCTTTTTAttagagaaaataattttaataattcaaAAGTTCGACCGAATGGTTTGTGAGTCTGATTAAATTGTTTCAGTTAAAATTTGAACTCAAATTTGATCTATCCCTAACTCcagttttttaaaagaacacatttgtaaaaaaaactaaacctcTCACTCTTTGCTAAAAGATTAAGAGAGCCAAGTTGCCAAGAAACTATCATTAATTGGTTGTATCTTGCATCATTGTGTAATGAATAATGCGTGCTAAGTGGTGATTCCTGATTTGACCGAATTAATATTCTTGCTTAGTCTACCACCACTGATGATAATGATAGTGGATCCATACGTAGTATTTGTTCCATCAAAGGTTATAAACTTTTCctaaatcatcatcaatatgtGGGAAAAAGAAGTCTTCCCTCAATCATATCATTATTAGAAATTAAAGCATTATCATGGATCATGGATGTAGCCTTGATTTTTATTACTAAAGCATATCCAAAATTGGGCAGGTCAGCATATCTAAATCTGCACTAACGCGTGTGCTAGTTGAAGATACGTGGATAAGGACGATTGAgccttataaattataatatttttttttttatcaataaacaTTGTGATTAGAATTCATCCTTTTGATCTGTCTTATTTTTCAGCTTGTGCAaactaatttaaacaaaaaaatatatatattattcataaggatcaagatagtttatgataagatagtttatgaagatacaattttcattaGTGAGAATCtatgaattaatataaaagtttatttatttgcaaaagttatttttcataaacaagCTAATCTAAACAGGCTAATTAgatgtctggggttcgaaccctgtatatattatgcaatatttATGACCAACTGAGATAAACTATGGGACAGTCTTATAATATGAACCCATGAGCTTATCTCGGTTGATAgtgacattgcataatatatacggggatcggagttcgaacctcgtACATTCtaattattcatcttaaaaatgaatttctaaccacaaagttatttaacaaaaaatatatatattttatgatcaatcacacatatatttttttttttttttaacgtaaTACAAAAAATGGGCAGACAAACATTTACGCTAGTACAAATAGAATCAATATCTTAATGATTTTGGTATTATAGTAGAATGTAATCCTTGCAATCATATTTTGATACTTAACTATTTGATTCTTGACCAAAATCTTAGATGATTTTTCAAACATTTGGAATGTTATATACAATGAACCTCATTAATTATcagctttttttttataatcaagtATCCAATTTCCATTTGTTAATGAGACTTATTGTGTGTAGTataatattgcacatgttaacaAAATCGTTATCATAAATTGCAGAATATAGTCAATAGTTCAAATATATTTCCCATCCCTCAATTTTTTTCGTAGAAAATGTTAAATGAAGCAAGTGATTACAAAACATCAATGATTTGCAAGCATTTGGGGTCAAAAGATTGAATTTATTCTCCAACAATATTGATATTGGACCCAATGAAACTATGATCGAGCATGAATGCCCATATTGGTCCCCTTGCAACTCACATGTTCTGTTGAAAAACCAATAGAACACTTCTATTAGTAGCTTACAATAACAGAAGGAAGCTTGCAATGTAGCTAAGGCAAATCAAGAATGGTCCTACTTTA is from Medicago truncatula cultivar Jemalong A17 chromosome 1, MtrunA17r5.0-ANR, whole genome shotgun sequence and encodes:
- the LOC25484337 gene encoding 40S ribosomal protein S15-4 gives rise to the protein MADVEPEVAAQGVPKKRTFKKFSFRGVDLDALLDMSTDELVKLFSSRARRRFQRGLTRKPMALIKKLRKAKREAPPGEKPEPVRTHLRNMIIVPEMIGSIIGVYNGKTFNQVEIKPEMIGHYLAEFSISYKPVKHGRPGIGATHSSRFIPLK